One Companilactobacillus heilongjiangensis genomic window, ATGTTTGTCTCAATCCTTTTGAGAAATCACCGTGACTTACAAGTAGTAAATATTTCATTTTATCTCTTCCATTCTGTAAAACATCATTAACGTTGAATGTCTACAGGTCTGAGAACATTTACCTGCTATGCGGAACGGTCCGAGCCGAAGTGCGGTCTCGAACCTCGGTTTGAAGCCTTACCAAAGTTCGGTAAGGCTCCAAACTCGCCCGGTGGTGTAAGAGCTAAAGCTCTAACGCCACTACCACAGCTGGTAAATATTCTCAGCCCTTCCGACCAAATCAGTATAACTAGATAACAGTTGTTCTTTTTTCTACATCTGTTCAATCCAATCAGGACTTAAAACTTTCAACTATTAATAATTGCTTTATAGAAAACGGTAGTCGGCATCGGTAAAGAATCTGTTTTGTTCTATTCATCTACTGTGGTTTTCGATACCGTTAAGGAAGCACCCCCTTTCATTTGAGTTACTGTAGACCGCTTCTATTCATCTGGACTTAAATAAATATAACGCTTACAATGTCTATATTAATCACAGTCAAGTAGAAAGTCACCTGTACGTTGTGATTAATTATCATCGTTAGTGCTTAAGGAGTGATTATTTTGGATGCTTTAGAAAAACTATATACCGCCATATTGCAACGGTTTCCTAACGAACGTATTACAACTAAACAGGCTGCAGATGCCGTCGGATTAACCCGTGGCGTCACAAGCAGTTACCTTTCTAAATTGGAAAAACAAGATAAGCTTAAAAAGTCTGGAACCAGACCTGTTTACTGGCAAATCAAAAAAGACCCATCGGCCTTCGATAACTTAATCGGGGCTGACGGGAGTTTAAGTTCTGATATTCAACATGCTTTAGAGGCAATTGTTTATCCGACAAACGGCTTGCCAATTTTTATTACTGGAACGCCGGGAAGTGGCAAACGTACCTTTGCTCGTGCTATCTATCAAGAAGCAATACGACGAAAGGCACTGACTAAGAATGCCACTTTTCAAATTATGGATTGCATAAATTACAAGGATCAACCCGATAAATTTCGCAGTGACCTATCCAAAAATATCGGCGATTTCAAAGATAAAGGATCCAATCAAACTGGCTATTTATATATTAAAAACCTACAATCACTTACTAAAAATGACCAACATTATCTTTTCAATACTACTAACCAGCAGGAGTTTTCCGGACCTCGATACATTTTCTCGGCTACAGCGGATATCGATAAACTAGACAATGCTTATTTCAAATCAGCCGCAGTTCATATTACCCTTAGACCATTAAACCAACGTCCTTTTGCGGAACGAATCGCTTTTATAGCTATGTTTTTACAACAACAAGCTAATCAAACTGGCCGAGGAATCATGATTTCTCCCAGCAAATTGATTAAACTTTCTACCATTAAACAAATCAATAATATCCGTGGATTGAACAATTACATTCAACTCCTTTGTGCTGAAGCATATGCGCATACGCCTGAAGGGGACTTGCTATTTATCAGTGACATTTCTGAAAAAGCCATCCACATATTGCCAAATCAGCAAATGGTAACGGACAGCATTCGGTCACTAACTAACAGTTCGTTGCAATTGGGCACTACTTTAACATCCCTACTCAACAAACTGACGGATTCAGTTCAACGTGGCGAAACCATTTCCGAGCAGTATTTCCTTGTGATTAAAATCATTAATCAATTAAGCACTGCAACCAGTGAAGAACTCCTAAATCCGTCCATACAGAGAATTAAGGAGTTAATTCATAAATACATCACCCATCCATATGGTGTAACTTTTCCCAAAGATGAGACTTTCTGGAGAAATATTACGCTCGCATTCGTATTTGCCAACCTATATGACGACAATATTGCGGGTTCTGAAAAGGTGCCTCATTTACAAGAACAAGTTAAGGAACACTATCCACGATCCCATTATCTATTTCATAAATTACTAGAAAAAACTCTTCCTAGACGAGTAGATAGTGAAGCTTATTACTTACCTTTCTTCATATTGATGTATCAATGTGCTGATGAAATTGAAGCCGTCCGTTATAATGCAATTTTACTTGCTCACGGTGAACATACTGCATCAAGTATTCAACAAGTCGTTAATTCATTGTGTGGAAATTACTTTTTTGAAGCTTTCGACATGCCAATCGACATTTCATTGGAACAGATTAATACTTACGTTAGCAAATATCTTGAAAATCAACCTAGCTCAACACAAGGAAATATCATCTTATTCGATATGGGGTCATTGCGCCAAATGTTTACTAAGATTAAGCGGACTTCGAATCAAGAATTGCTAGTTGTGAATAATGTCACCACTTCAATGGCATTGGACACTGCACTTCGTATCCAACGAAACGATAGTTTCCAATCAATCGCTGAAGCTAGCAAGAAATATAGTTTAAGCACTGACGCACAATATTATGAAGGCCTCTCAAATAAGAAGAATATTATCGTCTCTTGTATGTCTGGTGTAGGGCTATCGAAAGAATTGAAGAAACTTATCGACTCAACACTTTCACCTTCACTCGAAGTTATTGCGCTTGATTATAAAAAGTTACATGAATTGTTGGAAAATAATGATCAGCAATTCTTCTCCAATACATTGTTGATTATGACGACATCTGATGTCAGCGACAGTCTCGATTTGAACATCATGAATATTTATAATATTTTCGATAAAGTCACCTCTTCAAAGCTTCAATCAATTTTGTTAAACGCTGGCGAAACTAAAAAATCGACCACATCCCTAATTGATCAATTACTAAGGTTCTTATCAATTGAAGGTATTCGCGGTCGACTACAGATTTTAAATCCTGATATTGTGATTCAAGATAGCCAAGATGTAGTTTCTCATTATGAAAACTTTTATAACGTCAAATTCGAGGCTAGACTAAAATTAAACTTATACATGCACCTTTCGTTAATGTTTGAACGGATGCTGATGAGTCGAAGCAATTCTGAATCAGTTATCAAACAGGAGTCTCTAACTGATAAAGAACGTGACTTCTTCTCACTTTCACATGGTATTTTTAAGCCAGTTGAGCAAAAATTCAACATTACGATTCAAGATTACGAAATTGAGCTTTTGTATCAATTGCTTAAAGATTTTATTTTCGTTAATTAAGTGTCAAATTATGAAATCGGTTACTTTTGATATTGAAATATTTATAAAATTCTTCTATTCTTAAATTATCCGTTAGTTAGGATAATCTGTTATAGGGGGATTTTTTTATGAAATTAACCAGATCAGCAGCTTTAATCGCTGCTCTAGCAGTGGCATCGGTCGGTGGATTACTTGTCACACAGCACGACGCCAAAGCATCTACAGTCGCCACAACCATTACCAAAGGACCAGCTTGGCTTTACACTTCTGAGGGGAAAATGATTACTGACCGTGCCCTTGCACCAAATACTAAATGGGCTGTTGGTAAAACCATTACTATCAACGGCGAGAAACTTTATCAAGTCGCTACCAATGAATATTTGAAAGCCAGTGACTCTTCATTATCTGGCAGCAATGTTCAAACACAGCAACCTGCTCAAACTGCCCTGATTGGAACAGTTACAACACACGGAGGCACGCTGACAATCAGTAAGCGACTAGATGACCTTTCCGACAACATCTTACCTGAAGGTTCACAATGGCAAATTGGAAAATACGTTATAAATCGTCTCGGAAAAAAATACGTTCAAGTTTCTGGCGATGACTACGTTCCTATTTCCCATATGAAATTCAATAAGGCACTACCCGAACCAACTTCAGATCCTAATCTATATTATTATTGGCAAATGGATCCTAAATTGAATCCTGGATATACTCCAAATACAGACTATTAGAAAATATGAGGAATAGACGATGAAAAAATTTAGATTAACCGGTATTATTGCCGCTCTAATCTTGGTCACATTCAGCGGACTTATTTCGACACAAAATCAAGTTGATGCGGCTAAAAGACCAACATTTTTCGTACGTAAAGTCACTAGACTTTATACTTCTGAGGGTAAATTAATCAGTAATCGTGCTTTAGGACCTTATACTAATTGGGCTGTGGGTAAACTTGGCTTCATCGACGGTGCAGAATATGCTCAAGTAGCAACCAATGAGTACGCATTTATTAGCGATGGTCAAATCAGTAACGATCCAAACGTTGAGGTTCAAATCACAAATTACAAACCTGATATCAACAAAATCAATGACTATATTGTTAAATATGTAAATGCCATTCATGCTGCTAACGGAACGCAACCAGTTCATGGATCGACTGAACTCATTAATTACGCCAATCAGAGAGCAGCGCAACAAACTAATGGTCAATTGAGCCATTCAACTGCAACTCGTGAGATGTCAGAAAACTTATCTAGTTCTGGCTATGATTATCTTCTT contains:
- a CDS encoding PRD domain-containing protein, encoding MDALEKLYTAILQRFPNERITTKQAADAVGLTRGVTSSYLSKLEKQDKLKKSGTRPVYWQIKKDPSAFDNLIGADGSLSSDIQHALEAIVYPTNGLPIFITGTPGSGKRTFARAIYQEAIRRKALTKNATFQIMDCINYKDQPDKFRSDLSKNIGDFKDKGSNQTGYLYIKNLQSLTKNDQHYLFNTTNQQEFSGPRYIFSATADIDKLDNAYFKSAAVHITLRPLNQRPFAERIAFIAMFLQQQANQTGRGIMISPSKLIKLSTIKQINNIRGLNNYIQLLCAEAYAHTPEGDLLFISDISEKAIHILPNQQMVTDSIRSLTNSSLQLGTTLTSLLNKLTDSVQRGETISEQYFLVIKIINQLSTATSEELLNPSIQRIKELIHKYITHPYGVTFPKDETFWRNITLAFVFANLYDDNIAGSEKVPHLQEQVKEHYPRSHYLFHKLLEKTLPRRVDSEAYYLPFFILMYQCADEIEAVRYNAILLAHGEHTASSIQQVVNSLCGNYFFEAFDMPIDISLEQINTYVSKYLENQPSSTQGNIILFDMGSLRQMFTKIKRTSNQELLVVNNVTTSMALDTALRIQRNDSFQSIAEASKKYSLSTDAQYYEGLSNKKNIIVSCMSGVGLSKELKKLIDSTLSPSLEVIALDYKKLHELLENNDQQFFSNTLLIMTTSDVSDSLDLNIMNIYNIFDKVTSSKLQSILLNAGETKKSTTSLIDQLLRFLSIEGIRGRLQILNPDIVIQDSQDVVSHYENFYNVKFEARLKLNLYMHLSLMFERMLMSRSNSESVIKQESLTDKERDFFSLSHGIFKPVEQKFNITIQDYEIELLYQLLKDFIFVN
- a CDS encoding SLAP domain-containing protein, with the translated sequence MKLTRSAALIAALAVASVGGLLVTQHDAKASTVATTITKGPAWLYTSEGKMITDRALAPNTKWAVGKTITINGEKLYQVATNEYLKASDSSLSGSNVQTQQPAQTALIGTVTTHGGTLTISKRLDDLSDNILPEGSQWQIGKYVINRLGKKYVQVSGDDYVPISHMKFNKALPEPTSDPNLYYYWQMDPKLNPGYTPNTDY
- a CDS encoding CAP domain-containing protein — protein: MKKFRLTGIIAALILVTFSGLISTQNQVDAAKRPTFFVRKVTRLYTSEGKLISNRALGPYTNWAVGKLGFIDGAEYAQVATNEYAFISDGQISNDPNVEVQITNYKPDINKINDYIVKYVNAIHAANGTQPVHGSTELINYANQRAAQQTNGQLSHSTATREMSENLSSSGYDYLLHWGYVHSDRDVAYYLLKGWYDETYNMGSYLGTRGHFGHRAAIIYSGPTVAVGMSNDASSFVADWAPGNDFMNLYNYTGTSPNTKFVSKDSVR